The following are encoded together in the Phragmites australis chromosome 19, lpPhrAust1.1, whole genome shotgun sequence genome:
- the LOC133899949 gene encoding probable histone acetyltransferase HAC-like 3 isoform X2, which yields MMAQTYAPGSFSIQQQYSQRELDMLQLDSIDQPNSPVRRLITQRIEAYLKERKEFCNFNPDCLLKISRNIDEKLYRDAQTTLHYMDLNTVEIRVNAVLSSISFGSHRDFWLSSAVSSTQNLQQLTGIQVPDSSIYHGRVGPGFTNAPSYARDVSTRIVFPSQRYEPNDHNMTAASFALAGRPETFTNTVVAPCASALPKCSSDLGGIVSAGLHNGHIKDHFPGDAHQFDSPQPSMSGSSSPFSAVCDPATSSTTVIRSSMDSISKTNGHKLSTGCNVNSAGQEQSFQLYREYEKDLNCAWNQPVQQSHQSNVTIESLEMLYVSDHTEKFIYPKGECRVDRYVEMEENYCTCDPVRERVERSEQTSNSTVSKPTSPISDESSGMHRPAKRLKADFTSLVHVNQVESPKEQKPVVNETHVSGETVQSENRELPTKSSCCSSGADNNADTNKMLEPDSEDVHNMETVRSPETCAQTEEELHCANGNIEMKDSKTAALDQTPRGVNLNSRKKRGDSILYALTAEEVRDHMRSLNQHTCPTKVTSEEIQLIEGLPDQNTCSLCGMERLLFEPPPRFCSLCFKIINSTGCYYIAVENGSDKTSICSKCHHLISSKAKYDKRFNYAETDAEAEWWVQCDKCKAWQHQICALFNQKIVDKEAEYTCAKCLLKEKDSGDIYSLESSTVLGALELPRTKLSDHVERRLSERLEQDRQQRASASGKSVEEVPGVEGLTVRVVSSTDRVLQVQPRFQEFFKQEKYPREFPYKSKAILLFQKIEGVDVCLFAMYVQEYSSDCPSPNQRHVYLAYIDSVKYFRPEIKSASGEALRTFVYHEILIGYLDYCLKRGFVSCSIWACPSTKRDDYVLYCHPAAQKMPKSDKLRSWYQNLIKKAIKEGVVVERNTLYDFFLQPTNECKANISAACLPYCENDFWPGEAEKLLEKKDDNTSQKKETQVGRLLRVAKRDDRKGNLDDILLVHRLGERMHTMKEDFIMLCLQQFCKHCHQPIVSGKSWVCTSCKNFHLCDKCHAEEQNTAQKDRHPATTKQKHTFQRIEVEPLPDTDDGDPTMESKYFDSRIDFLKHCQDNQYQFDSLRRAKHSTMMILYLLHESACSACHRAMDQCFVWRCLVCLGCKFCDPCYKQSGQSLHIHELRQTDNHKTLQKNTLQDYFEGLVHASRCFDPHNCSSQICVMLKQLFFHGVRCDIRAHNWGGCKKCVFMWKLLLSHSRDCSHADCLVPRCRDIKVYMTEKKRLGGPVL from the exons ATGATGGCTCAGACCTATGCACCAGGCAGCTTTTCCATTCAGCAACAGTATTCACAGAGAGAACTTGATATGCTTCAGCTGGACAGTATCGATCAGCCTAACTCCCCAGTTCGCCGCCTTATCACTCAAAGAAT TGAAGCATACctgaaagaaaggaaagaatTTTGTAACTTCAACCCAGATTGTCTTCTGAAAATTTCAAGAAATATTGATGAAAAACTCTACAGGGACGCTCAAACAACG CTCCATTACATGGATCTCAACACTGTAGAAATTAGAGTGAATGCTGTGCTCAGTTCTATATCATTTGGCAGCCACAGAGATTTTTGGTTATCTTCAGCAGTTTCATCCACACAAAATTTACAGCAGCTGACTGGTATACAAGTGCCAGATTCTAGTATCTATCATGGTAGAGTTGGTCCTGGTTTTACTAATGCACCCTCATATGCAAGAGATGTGTCTACACGTATTGTGTTTCCTTCTCAGA GATATGAACCTAATGATCACAATATGACTGCTGCTAGTTTTGCTCTAGCAGGAAGGCCTGAAACCTTTACGAACACCGTAGTTGCTCCATGTGCCTCGGCACTTCCAAAATGTAGTTCTGACCTTGGTGGAATTGTCAGTGCTGGATTGCACAATGGCCACATAAAGGACCATTTTCCAG GTGATGCTCATCAATTTGATAGTCCACAACCGTCGATGTCTGGGAGTTCCAGTCCTTTCTCAGCAGTGTGTGATCCAGCCACAAGTTCCACTACAGTGATAAGATCTTCGATGGACTCTATCTCTAAAACAAATGGACACAAACTTTCTACAGGTTGCAATGTAAATTCTGCTGGTCAAGAACAATCATTTCAACTATACAGAGAATATGAGAAAGATTTAAATTGTGCATGGAATCAGCCAGTTCAGCAATCACATCAGTCAAATGTCACAATTGAAAGCCTTGAAATGTTGTACGTCAGTGACCACACTGAAAAGTTCATATACCCCAAAGGAGAATGCAGAGTTGACAGATATGTGGAAATGGAAGAaaattattgtacttgtgaccctgtgagggagagagtggagaGATCTGAACAGACATCAAATAGCACAGTGTCAAAGCCAACTTCACCTATTTCAGATGAATCTTCTGGCATGCATCGTCCGGCGAAACGCCTGAAGGCTGATTTTACCAGTCTTGTCCATGTTAATCAAGTAGAGAGTCCAAAGGAGCAAAAACCTGTTGTCAATGAGACTCATGTATCTGGAGAAACAGTACAATCAGAAAACAGAGAATTACCTACAAAGTCATCATGTTGCAGTTCCGGGGCGGACAACAATGCTGATACCAATAAAATGCTTGAACCTGATAGTGAAGATGTGCACAACATGGAGACTGTAAGATCACCAGAGACTTGTGCACAAACAGAAGAAGAATTGCACTGTGCAAATGGTAACATTGAGATGAAAGACTCTAAGACTGCTGCATTGGATCAGACACCAAGAGGGGTCAATTTAAATTCACGGAAAAAACGAGGGGATTCCATACTTTATGCATTAACTGCTGAGGAGGTTAGAGATCACATGAGAAGTCTAAACCAACATACCTGTCCG ACCAAGGTGACATCTGAAGAAATACAATTAATTGAAGGCTTGCCTGATCAGAATACATGCAGTTTATGTGGGATGGAGAGGCTTCTTTTTGAACCCCCTCCGCGATTTTGCAGTCTTTGTTTCAAAATAATAAATTCTACAGGGTGCTATTACATTGCAGTTGAAAATGGGAGTGATAAAACTTCTATATGTAGCAAATGCCACCATCTTATTAGTTCAAAAGCTAAATATGATAAGAGATTCAATTATGCAGAAACAGATGCTGAGGCTGAATGG TGGGTCCAGTGTGACAAGTGCAAAGCTTGGCAGCATCAAATCTGTGCTCTTTTTAACCAAAAAATTGTTGACAAAGAGGCGGAATATACTTGCGCAAAATGTTTATTGAAGGAAAAGGATAGTGGAGATATTTATTCGCTGGAGTCATCCACTGTTCTTGGAGCATTGGAGTTGCCAAGAACTAAACTAAGTGATCATGTTGAGCGAAGGCTTTCTGAGAGGCTTGAGCAGGACCGGCAGCAGAGGGCAAGTGCCTCAGGAAAAAGTGTTGAAGAG GTACCAGGAGTTGAAGGTCTTACAGTTAGAGTGGTTTCTTCAACTGACAGAGTACTGCAAGTCCAACCGCGTTTTCAAGAATTTTTTAAACAAGAAAAGTACCCTCGCGAATTTCCATACAAATCGAAG GCCATTCTCTTGTTTCAAAAGATTGAAGGTGTAGATGTTTGTCTGTTTGCCATGTATGTACAAGAGTACAGTTCAGATTGCCCATCACCAAATCAAAGGCATGTTTATCTTGCATATATCGATTCTGTCAAGTACTTCAGGCCTGAAATCAAATCTGCAAGTGGGGAAGCTCTCCGTACCTTTGTGTACCACGAAATTTTG ATTGGTTATCTGGATTACTGCTTGAAACGAGGATTTGTAAGCTGTTCCATATGGGCATGCCCATCTACCAAGCGTGATGATTATGTTTTATATTGTCATCCAGCAGCACAAAAGATGCCCAAGTCTGACAAGCTTCGGAGCTG gTACCAGAACTTGATCAAGAAGGCTATTAAAGAGGGTGTAGTTGTGGAGCGCAATACActctatgatttttttcttcagcCTACCAATGAATGCAAGGCCAATATCTCAGCAGCATGCTTGCCATACTGTGAGAACGATTTCTGGCCTGGGGAAGCAGAGAAACTCCTTGAGAAGAAAGATGATAACACCTCACAGAAGAAAGAGACACAAGTAGGAAGGCTCTTACGTGTTGCCAAACGTGATGACCGAAAAGGAAACCTTGACGATATTTTGCTTGTGCACAGG CTTGGAGAAAGGATGCACACCATGAAAGAAGACTTTATTATGCTTTGTCTGCAGCAGTTTTGCAAGCACTGTCACCAACCTATTGTATCTGGTAAAAGTTGGGTTTGCACCAGCTGTAAAAACTTCCATCTCTGTGACAA GTGTCATGCCGAGGAGCAGAATACTGCACAGAAGGACAGGCATCCAGCTACAACGAAACAGAAGCACACATTTCAAAGG ATAGAGGTAGAACCTCTTCCGGACACTGATGATGGAGACCCAACAATGGAAAGCAAGTATTTTGACAGCAGAATAGATTTCTTGAAGCACTGTCAAGACAATCAGTACCAGTTTGATAGCCTCCGGCGAGCAAAACACTCTACAATGATGATTCTTTATCTTCTACATGAGTCGGCTTGTTCTGCTTGCCACCGTGCCATGGATCAATGCTTTGTGTGGCGGTGCCTAGTGTGCCTCGGCTGCAAATTTTGTGATCCATGTTATAAACAAAGTGGTCAAAGTTTGCATATTCATGAATTGAGACAGACTGACAATCACAAAACATTGCAGAAGAACACTCTACAG GACTACTTTGAAGGCTTGGTGCATGCATCGAGATGCTTCGATCCTCATAATTGCTCTTCTCAAATTTGTGTAATGCTGAAGCAATTGTTCTTCCATGGTGTACGATGTGACATCCGTGCTCACAATTGGGGAGGTTGCAAGAAGTGTGTATTCATGTGGAAACTTCTGCTCAGTCACTCAAGAGATTGCAGTCACGCAGACTGTTTGGTTCCCAGATGCAG GGATATAAAAGTGTACATGACTGAAAAAAAGAGGCTTGGTGGGCCTGTGCTGTAG
- the LOC133899949 gene encoding probable histone acetyltransferase HAC-like 3 isoform X1, translated as MMAQTYAPGSFSIQQQYSQRELDMLQLDSIDQPNSPVRRLITQRIEAYLKERKEFCNFNPDCLLKISRNIDEKLYRDAQTTLHYMDLNTVEIRVNAVLSSISFGSHRDFWLSSAVSSTQNLQQLTGIQVPDSSIYHGRVGPGFTNAPSYARDVSTRIVFPSQRYEPNDHNMTAASFALAGRPETFTNTVVAPCASALPKCSSDLGGIVSAGLHNGHIKDHFPGDAHQFDSPQPSMSGSSSPFSAVCDPATSSTTVIRSSMDSISKTNGHKLSTGCNVNSAGQEQSFQLYREYEKDLNCAWNQPVQQSHQSNVTIESLEMLYVSDHTEKFIYPKGECRVDRYVEMEENYCTCDPVRERVERSEQTSNSTVSKPTSPISDESSGMHRPAKRLKADFTSLVHVNQVESPKEQKPVVNETHVSGETVQSENRELPTKSSCCSSGADNNADTNKMLEPDSEDVHNMETVRSPETCAQTEEELHCANGNIEMKDSKTAALDQTPRGVNLNSRKKRGDSILYALTAEEVRDHMRSLNQHTCPTKVTSEEIQLIEGLPDQNTCSLCGMERLLFEPPPRFCSLCFKIINSTGCYYIAVENGSDKTSICSKCHHLISSKAKYDKRFNYAETDAEAEWWVQCDKCKAWQHQICALFNQKIVDKEAEYTCAKCLLKEKDSGDIYSLESSTVLGALELPRTKLSDHVERRLSERLEQDRQQRASASGKSVEEVPGVEGLTVRVVSSTDRVLQVQPRFQEFFKQEKYPREFPYKSKAILLFQKIEGVDVCLFAMYVQEYSSDCPSPNQRHVYLAYIDSVKYFRPEIKSASGEALRTFVYHEILIGYLDYCLKRGFVSCSIWACPSTKRDDYVLYCHPAAQKMPKSDKLRSWYQNLIKKAIKEGVVVERNTLYDFFLQPTNECKANISAACLPYCENDFWPGEAEKLLEKKDDNTSQKKETQVGRLLRVAKRDDRKGNLDDILLVHRLGERMHTMKEDFIMLCLQQFCKHCHQPIVSGKSWVCTSCKNFHLCDKCHAEEQNTAQKDRHPATTKQKHTFQRIEVEPLPDTDDGDPTMESKYFDSRIDFLKHCQDNQYQFDSLRRAKHSTMMILYLLHESACSACHRAMDQCFVWRCLVCLGCKFCDPCYKQSGQSLHIHELRQTDNHKTLQKNTLQQDYFEGLVHASRCFDPHNCSSQICVMLKQLFFHGVRCDIRAHNWGGCKKCVFMWKLLLSHSRDCSHADCLVPRCRDIKVYMTEKKRLGGPVL; from the exons ATGATGGCTCAGACCTATGCACCAGGCAGCTTTTCCATTCAGCAACAGTATTCACAGAGAGAACTTGATATGCTTCAGCTGGACAGTATCGATCAGCCTAACTCCCCAGTTCGCCGCCTTATCACTCAAAGAAT TGAAGCATACctgaaagaaaggaaagaatTTTGTAACTTCAACCCAGATTGTCTTCTGAAAATTTCAAGAAATATTGATGAAAAACTCTACAGGGACGCTCAAACAACG CTCCATTACATGGATCTCAACACTGTAGAAATTAGAGTGAATGCTGTGCTCAGTTCTATATCATTTGGCAGCCACAGAGATTTTTGGTTATCTTCAGCAGTTTCATCCACACAAAATTTACAGCAGCTGACTGGTATACAAGTGCCAGATTCTAGTATCTATCATGGTAGAGTTGGTCCTGGTTTTACTAATGCACCCTCATATGCAAGAGATGTGTCTACACGTATTGTGTTTCCTTCTCAGA GATATGAACCTAATGATCACAATATGACTGCTGCTAGTTTTGCTCTAGCAGGAAGGCCTGAAACCTTTACGAACACCGTAGTTGCTCCATGTGCCTCGGCACTTCCAAAATGTAGTTCTGACCTTGGTGGAATTGTCAGTGCTGGATTGCACAATGGCCACATAAAGGACCATTTTCCAG GTGATGCTCATCAATTTGATAGTCCACAACCGTCGATGTCTGGGAGTTCCAGTCCTTTCTCAGCAGTGTGTGATCCAGCCACAAGTTCCACTACAGTGATAAGATCTTCGATGGACTCTATCTCTAAAACAAATGGACACAAACTTTCTACAGGTTGCAATGTAAATTCTGCTGGTCAAGAACAATCATTTCAACTATACAGAGAATATGAGAAAGATTTAAATTGTGCATGGAATCAGCCAGTTCAGCAATCACATCAGTCAAATGTCACAATTGAAAGCCTTGAAATGTTGTACGTCAGTGACCACACTGAAAAGTTCATATACCCCAAAGGAGAATGCAGAGTTGACAGATATGTGGAAATGGAAGAaaattattgtacttgtgaccctgtgagggagagagtggagaGATCTGAACAGACATCAAATAGCACAGTGTCAAAGCCAACTTCACCTATTTCAGATGAATCTTCTGGCATGCATCGTCCGGCGAAACGCCTGAAGGCTGATTTTACCAGTCTTGTCCATGTTAATCAAGTAGAGAGTCCAAAGGAGCAAAAACCTGTTGTCAATGAGACTCATGTATCTGGAGAAACAGTACAATCAGAAAACAGAGAATTACCTACAAAGTCATCATGTTGCAGTTCCGGGGCGGACAACAATGCTGATACCAATAAAATGCTTGAACCTGATAGTGAAGATGTGCACAACATGGAGACTGTAAGATCACCAGAGACTTGTGCACAAACAGAAGAAGAATTGCACTGTGCAAATGGTAACATTGAGATGAAAGACTCTAAGACTGCTGCATTGGATCAGACACCAAGAGGGGTCAATTTAAATTCACGGAAAAAACGAGGGGATTCCATACTTTATGCATTAACTGCTGAGGAGGTTAGAGATCACATGAGAAGTCTAAACCAACATACCTGTCCG ACCAAGGTGACATCTGAAGAAATACAATTAATTGAAGGCTTGCCTGATCAGAATACATGCAGTTTATGTGGGATGGAGAGGCTTCTTTTTGAACCCCCTCCGCGATTTTGCAGTCTTTGTTTCAAAATAATAAATTCTACAGGGTGCTATTACATTGCAGTTGAAAATGGGAGTGATAAAACTTCTATATGTAGCAAATGCCACCATCTTATTAGTTCAAAAGCTAAATATGATAAGAGATTCAATTATGCAGAAACAGATGCTGAGGCTGAATGG TGGGTCCAGTGTGACAAGTGCAAAGCTTGGCAGCATCAAATCTGTGCTCTTTTTAACCAAAAAATTGTTGACAAAGAGGCGGAATATACTTGCGCAAAATGTTTATTGAAGGAAAAGGATAGTGGAGATATTTATTCGCTGGAGTCATCCACTGTTCTTGGAGCATTGGAGTTGCCAAGAACTAAACTAAGTGATCATGTTGAGCGAAGGCTTTCTGAGAGGCTTGAGCAGGACCGGCAGCAGAGGGCAAGTGCCTCAGGAAAAAGTGTTGAAGAG GTACCAGGAGTTGAAGGTCTTACAGTTAGAGTGGTTTCTTCAACTGACAGAGTACTGCAAGTCCAACCGCGTTTTCAAGAATTTTTTAAACAAGAAAAGTACCCTCGCGAATTTCCATACAAATCGAAG GCCATTCTCTTGTTTCAAAAGATTGAAGGTGTAGATGTTTGTCTGTTTGCCATGTATGTACAAGAGTACAGTTCAGATTGCCCATCACCAAATCAAAGGCATGTTTATCTTGCATATATCGATTCTGTCAAGTACTTCAGGCCTGAAATCAAATCTGCAAGTGGGGAAGCTCTCCGTACCTTTGTGTACCACGAAATTTTG ATTGGTTATCTGGATTACTGCTTGAAACGAGGATTTGTAAGCTGTTCCATATGGGCATGCCCATCTACCAAGCGTGATGATTATGTTTTATATTGTCATCCAGCAGCACAAAAGATGCCCAAGTCTGACAAGCTTCGGAGCTG gTACCAGAACTTGATCAAGAAGGCTATTAAAGAGGGTGTAGTTGTGGAGCGCAATACActctatgatttttttcttcagcCTACCAATGAATGCAAGGCCAATATCTCAGCAGCATGCTTGCCATACTGTGAGAACGATTTCTGGCCTGGGGAAGCAGAGAAACTCCTTGAGAAGAAAGATGATAACACCTCACAGAAGAAAGAGACACAAGTAGGAAGGCTCTTACGTGTTGCCAAACGTGATGACCGAAAAGGAAACCTTGACGATATTTTGCTTGTGCACAGG CTTGGAGAAAGGATGCACACCATGAAAGAAGACTTTATTATGCTTTGTCTGCAGCAGTTTTGCAAGCACTGTCACCAACCTATTGTATCTGGTAAAAGTTGGGTTTGCACCAGCTGTAAAAACTTCCATCTCTGTGACAA GTGTCATGCCGAGGAGCAGAATACTGCACAGAAGGACAGGCATCCAGCTACAACGAAACAGAAGCACACATTTCAAAGG ATAGAGGTAGAACCTCTTCCGGACACTGATGATGGAGACCCAACAATGGAAAGCAAGTATTTTGACAGCAGAATAGATTTCTTGAAGCACTGTCAAGACAATCAGTACCAGTTTGATAGCCTCCGGCGAGCAAAACACTCTACAATGATGATTCTTTATCTTCTACATGAGTCGGCTTGTTCTGCTTGCCACCGTGCCATGGATCAATGCTTTGTGTGGCGGTGCCTAGTGTGCCTCGGCTGCAAATTTTGTGATCCATGTTATAAACAAAGTGGTCAAAGTTTGCATATTCATGAATTGAGACAGACTGACAATCACAAAACATTGCAGAAGAACACTCTACAG CAGGACTACTTTGAAGGCTTGGTGCATGCATCGAGATGCTTCGATCCTCATAATTGCTCTTCTCAAATTTGTGTAATGCTGAAGCAATTGTTCTTCCATGGTGTACGATGTGACATCCGTGCTCACAATTGGGGAGGTTGCAAGAAGTGTGTATTCATGTGGAAACTTCTGCTCAGTCACTCAAGAGATTGCAGTCACGCAGACTGTTTGGTTCCCAGATGCAG GGATATAAAAGTGTACATGACTGAAAAAAAGAGGCTTGGTGGGCCTGTGCTGTAG
- the LOC133899953 gene encoding MEIOTIC F-BOX protein MOF-like, which produces MASGTDRISALPDEALHLVLSFLPAHEVVSTALLARRWRHLWKSAPALRVTGVKDCDNPGWFIQYVDSLLLFRHSGALLDSFNLDLDECDFGFKPFLPTYNMNVNLWFRLALFCQARVLSLRTTHGIYKYEDNRPLQLPSVPIISQHLKRLDLELVCLKGSTLDFSGCPALVDLKMKTCEILGDLKSPFLKQLSISGCYFAYGSSRTRIYLPGLVSLVLSDFGRRTPLLNNMPLLVSAIVRVTDRCVDDCPKSSYGDCEDPTCFGCHNSYEGADDGRGESILLKGLSQVMELELSVDSKVFIVNRDLKLHPTFCKLKMLLLSEWCPGVSASLNVLTCFLQYSPILEKLTLQLSKVPKDRVETERTCEPSEKSFACGHLKIVEIKCEEVDGRVHKVLDILCTYGIPLEKVNIQQTNRASGP; this is translated from the exons ATGGCGAGCGGCACCGACCGCATTAGTGCCCTCCCCGATGAAGCCCTCCACCTCGTGTTGTCCTTCCTACCCGCACATGAGGTGGTGTCAACAGCCCTACTCGCCCGGCGCTGGCGCCACCTTTGGAAATCCGCCCCTGCCCTGCGTGTCACCGGCGTCAAGGACTGCGACAACCCTGGGTGGTTCATTCAGTACGTTGACAGCCTGCTCCTCTTCCGCCACTCCGGTGCTCTCCTGGACTCGTTCAATCTTGATCTTGACGAGTGCGACTTTGGTTTCAAGCCGTTCCTACCCACCTACAACATGAACGTGAATTTATGGTTCCGGCTCGCGTTGTTCTGCCAAGCTCGGGTACTCTCATTGCGCACCACCCATGGTATCTACAAGTACGAGGACAACCGGCCTTTGCAGCTACCAAGTGTGCCTATCATCTCCCAGCACCTTAAAAGATTGGATCTTGAATTGGTGTGTTTAAAAGGGAGCACTCTCGATTTCTCGGGGTGTCCAGCGCTGGTTGACCtcaagatgaagacttgtgagATTCTTGGAGATTTGAAATCCCCATTTTTGAAACAACTCAGCATTAGCGGCTGTTACTTTGCGTATGGTTCCTCTCGCACTCGGATTTATTTGCCAGGTCTTGTTTCACTGGTGCTAAGTGATTTTGGCCGTAGGACTCCACTGCTCAACAACATGCCATTGTTAGTTTCAGCGATTGTCAGAGTTACTGATCGCTGTGTTGATGATTGTCCTAAGAGTAGCTATGGAGATTGTGAAGATCCAACCTGTTTTGGTTGTCATAATTCCTATGAAGGTGCTGATGATGGGCGCGGTGAGTCCATACTTTTGAAAGGTTTATCTCAAGTTATGGAGTTGGAGCTCTCAGTTGATTCGAAAGTG TTTATTGTCAACAGGGATTTGAAATTACACCCTACATTTTGCAAGTTAAAGATGTTGTTACTCAGTGAATGGTGTCCCGGCGTTTCTGCAAGTCTCAATGTATTAACTTGCTTCCTCCAATACTCACCAATTCTGGAGAAGCTTACCCTCCAGCTTTCAAAG GTACCTAAAGATCGAGTGGAAACAGAAAGAACTTGTGAACCATCGGAAAAATCATTTGCATGCGGCCATCTTAAGATAGTTGAGATCAAATGTGAAGAAGTTGATGGGAGGGTTCACAAAGTTTTGGACATCTTGTGTACTTATGGCATACCACTCGAAAAAGTTAATATCCAACAAACTAATAGAGCTTCTGGACCTTGA